One part of the Salvelinus fontinalis isolate EN_2023a chromosome 4, ASM2944872v1, whole genome shotgun sequence genome encodes these proteins:
- the LOC129854595 gene encoding lysM and putative peptidoglycan-binding domain-containing protein 2-like isoform X1, whose translation MAEYSPVLPMRDGGARFGIGQPIFPRSRSGSESDSELSQSLARTKIRSYGSTASVAASLGEKYIEHRVTDSDTLQGIALKYEVTMEQIKRTNKLFSNDCIFLRNTLNIPVVSETSPFNGLSLESPDGDPQHQDFHPLCVGQDRDTEEGPSPPPAPGPGEKDSSSYKRPQPEELSAQDFLHRLDLQIKQSKQAARRLKEEEVRDSEEEYTLPVSSYQEI comes from the exons ATGGCGGAGTACTCGCCTGTCCTGCCGATGAGGGATGGTGGAGCGAGGTTTGGTATCGGACAGCCCATCTTTCCCCGGTCCCGGTCCGGTTCAGAATCCGATAGTGAACTGTCTCAGAGTCTGGCCCGAACCAAGATCCGGTCTTACGGGAGTACGGCTAGCGTCGCGGCTTCTCTCGGCGAGAAATACATAGAGCATCGGGTCACAGACAGCGACACTTTGCAGGGCATAGCCCTCAAATACGAAGTAACG ATGGAGCAGATCAAGAGGACTAACAAGCTGTTCAGTAACGACTGTATCTTCCTGCGTAACACCCTCAACATCCCTGTGGTCTCAGAGACCTCTCCCTTCAACGGCCTGTCTCTAGAGTCCCCCGACGGAGATCCCCAGCACCAGGACTTCCACCCCCTGTGTGTGGGGCAGGACAGGGACACTGAGGAGGGCCCCTCGCCGCCTCCGGCCCCTGGCCCTGGGGAAAaggacagtagtagttataaaCGGCCCCAGCCAGAAGAGCTGTCGGCTCAAGACTTCCTGCACAGACTGGACTTGCAGATTAAACAGTCTAAGCAGGCAGCACGCAGGCTCAAAGAAGAGGAAGTGAG GGACAGTGAAGAGGAATACACACTTCCTGTTTCATCATACCAGGAGATCTAA
- the LOC129854595 gene encoding lysM and putative peptidoglycan-binding domain-containing protein 2-like isoform X2: MAEYSPVLPMRDGGARFGIGQPIFPRSRSGSESDSELSQSLARTKIRSYGSTASVAASLGEKYIEHRVTDSDTLQGIALKYEVTMEQIKRTNKLFSNDCIFLRNTLNIPVVSETSPFNGLSLESPDGDPQHQDFHPLCVGQDRDTEEGPSPPPAPGPGEKDSSSYKRPQPEELSAQDFLHRLDLQIKQSKQAARRLKEEEVRTCSPAKIKPISLG, from the exons ATGGCGGAGTACTCGCCTGTCCTGCCGATGAGGGATGGTGGAGCGAGGTTTGGTATCGGACAGCCCATCTTTCCCCGGTCCCGGTCCGGTTCAGAATCCGATAGTGAACTGTCTCAGAGTCTGGCCCGAACCAAGATCCGGTCTTACGGGAGTACGGCTAGCGTCGCGGCTTCTCTCGGCGAGAAATACATAGAGCATCGGGTCACAGACAGCGACACTTTGCAGGGCATAGCCCTCAAATACGAAGTAACG ATGGAGCAGATCAAGAGGACTAACAAGCTGTTCAGTAACGACTGTATCTTCCTGCGTAACACCCTCAACATCCCTGTGGTCTCAGAGACCTCTCCCTTCAACGGCCTGTCTCTAGAGTCCCCCGACGGAGATCCCCAGCACCAGGACTTCCACCCCCTGTGTGTGGGGCAGGACAGGGACACTGAGGAGGGCCCCTCGCCGCCTCCGGCCCCTGGCCCTGGGGAAAaggacagtagtagttataaaCGGCCCCAGCCAGAAGAGCTGTCGGCTCAAGACTTCCTGCACAGACTGGACTTGCAGATTAAACAGTCTAAGCAGGCAGCACGCAGGCTCAAAGAAGAGGAAGTGAG GACGTGTTCGCCCGCTAAGATAAAACCAATCAGCTTGGGGTAG